In Candidatus Methylomirabilota bacterium, the following proteins share a genomic window:
- a CDS encoding type II toxin-antitoxin system VapB family antitoxin, with amino-acid sequence MRATLNIPDSLLVEVQKMTGKQSKTKAIVMAMEEFVKRKKRERLLALKGQIVLDDVTPELEEVELQEAHAHERRWRDH; translated from the coding sequence ATGCGTGCAACATTAAACATCCCAGACAGCCTGCTTGTGGAAGTGCAAAAGATGACCGGGAAACAGTCCAAGACGAAGGCCATCGTCATGGCGATGGAGGAGTTTGTGAAACGAAAGAAGCGGGAGCGACTCCTCGCCCTCAAAGGTCAAATCGTTCTTGACGATGTCACCCCAGAGCTCGAGGAGGTGGAGCTACAGGAGGCTCACGCGCATGAGCGCCGATGGCGTGATCATTGA
- a CDS encoding type I restriction endonuclease subunit R gives MPRKKAPELTFQQHIAAFLVRVHGYGVLEQTDITDAEQCIAEDQLWAFLHATQADQLKKLKDDYGTDAREEVFRALRKELEHTPLWMILRHRLKVRGLEFHLYYPKPRSTESAAAKKHGENRITFRPHFYFGETNQEIGFVFFLNGLPIVALEVKHEKNQNVHDAVAQFAGRDHARKIFQHPFLYLAADTSDVMAATDPRRVENFRWHNTGLTNTPQTAGEYPVEFLYREVLSKDHLLEALSFFLVRVPQRDAEEDKPAQPAFTIMPRYHQSRMVRKVADDAVAHFATTGDIGRKYLIDHSAGSGKTLSICWLADRLHSLFKPGTSDKLVDVVFILTDRKSLDTNIREDIEKFTHLKDVVGLARKADDLPRFLMERKPIIVTTQQKFAWVLEVIEKNPDLKTLRVAFLIDEAHRSQEGRMGVAIRVPFRKPEDPDGEDAADDEKDEEEWIAQIIREHDRNQLFVAFTATPAPATVTLFGAPFDSYTEAEAIAEGYIVDVVASIISYKTLYNLHCPIVPKPDEEKLYPKGVVSKALQNVAYQDDGLIQYKAEVMLRIFEKDVMPLIGGRAKAMIVTTSRVAGLRYFKIIKEKLKERGAEYKALYAFSDFVHPETNEAISEHAINDLKDGELIEDRFEGDDHRLMIVANKFQTGFDQPLLAGMFLDKPVVDRHAVQTVSRLNRSHESKKDVVVVDFTNNASAILKAFSKYRKGTPFESDEPDPELCIRLLVKILAAGVFTQTDAHDFMELAVTGTDARIQFAINGLRVRFHAKLTSPDDRKNFVYLLARLVKSFHFLTCFFTYADEVKEFVTFVEYVGPQLIKQGSVSELMKQIRQTEVVKAAVQYQGEVRSAGGEVKLRLGGGKKGVGPSPKKVSVQDMIDKIRATYDISDEEALYIKQVTEEKVADPGIRSTVQAHRADVMYLEGAYRGQVNGEIQVTYNNLARFDELADPKYTDTGGIFDSMAMTVIETHLTAAA, from the coding sequence ATGCCGCGAAAGAAAGCCCCGGAGCTGACCTTTCAGCAGCACATCGCGGCCTTCTTGGTCCGCGTACACGGCTATGGCGTGCTCGAACAGACCGACATCACCGACGCCGAGCAGTGCATAGCCGAGGACCAGCTCTGGGCCTTTCTTCACGCCACCCAGGCCGACCAGCTCAAGAAGCTCAAAGATGACTATGGCACTGACGCCCGCGAGGAGGTATTTCGCGCGCTTCGCAAGGAGCTGGAGCATACGCCGCTCTGGATGATCTTACGCCACCGTCTGAAGGTGCGTGGGCTGGAGTTCCACCTCTACTACCCCAAGCCCCGATCCACCGAGAGCGCCGCCGCCAAGAAGCACGGCGAGAACCGGATCACCTTCCGCCCGCACTTCTACTTCGGCGAGACCAACCAGGAGATCGGCTTCGTCTTCTTCCTCAATGGCCTGCCCATCGTAGCGCTGGAGGTCAAGCACGAGAAGAACCAGAACGTGCATGACGCCGTGGCGCAGTTCGCCGGCCGTGACCACGCCCGCAAGATCTTCCAGCACCCGTTCCTCTACCTTGCCGCCGATACCAGCGACGTGATGGCGGCGACCGACCCGCGACGGGTCGAGAACTTCCGCTGGCACAACACCGGCCTGACCAACACGCCGCAGACAGCGGGCGAGTATCCCGTCGAATTCTTGTACCGCGAGGTCCTGTCGAAAGATCACCTGCTGGAGGCGCTGTCGTTCTTTCTTGTCCGCGTGCCCCAGCGCGATGCCGAGGAGGACAAGCCTGCGCAGCCCGCCTTCACGATCATGCCGCGCTACCACCAGAGTCGCATGGTACGGAAAGTGGCCGACGATGCCGTAGCGCATTTCGCTACGACGGGTGATATCGGGAGGAAGTACCTCATCGATCACTCGGCGGGAAGCGGCAAGACGCTTTCGATCTGCTGGCTGGCGGACCGGCTCCACAGCTTGTTCAAGCCCGGCACCAGCGACAAGCTCGTAGACGTCGTCTTCATCCTCACTGACCGCAAGTCGCTCGACACCAACATCCGCGAGGACATCGAGAAGTTCACGCATCTGAAGGATGTGGTGGGTCTCGCGCGCAAGGCTGACGATCTCCCGCGCTTCCTGATGGAGCGCAAGCCGATCATCGTCACCACCCAGCAGAAGTTCGCCTGGGTGCTGGAAGTGATCGAGAAGAACCCCGATCTGAAGACCCTGCGCGTGGCCTTCCTCATCGATGAGGCGCACCGGTCACAGGAGGGCCGGATGGGGGTGGCCATCCGCGTGCCCTTCCGCAAGCCCGAGGACCCTGACGGCGAGGACGCGGCGGACGACGAGAAGGACGAGGAAGAGTGGATCGCCCAGATCATCCGCGAGCACGACCGCAACCAGCTCTTCGTCGCCTTTACGGCCACGCCTGCGCCGGCCACCGTCACCCTTTTCGGGGCGCCGTTCGACAGCTACACTGAGGCCGAGGCGATCGCCGAGGGCTACATCGTCGACGTTGTGGCGAGCATCATTTCCTATAAGACGCTCTACAACCTGCACTGCCCGATCGTCCCCAAGCCGGACGAGGAGAAGTTGTACCCGAAGGGCGTCGTATCAAAAGCGTTGCAGAATGTCGCCTATCAGGACGACGGACTGATCCAGTACAAGGCGGAGGTGATGCTGCGCATCTTCGAGAAGGATGTAATGCCGCTCATCGGCGGCCGTGCCAAGGCGATGATTGTTACTACCTCTCGGGTGGCCGGTCTGCGCTACTTCAAGATCATCAAGGAAAAGCTCAAAGAACGCGGCGCGGAGTACAAGGCACTCTATGCTTTCTCGGACTTCGTCCATCCTGAGACCAACGAAGCTATCAGCGAGCACGCCATCAATGACCTGAAGGACGGGGAGTTGATCGAGGATCGCTTCGAGGGCGACGACCATCGGTTGATGATCGTGGCCAACAAGTTCCAGACCGGTTTCGATCAGCCCCTGCTTGCCGGGATGTTCCTCGACAAGCCGGTGGTCGATCGCCACGCGGTGCAGACCGTGTCGCGCCTGAACCGAAGCCACGAAAGCAAGAAGGATGTCGTGGTTGTTGACTTTACCAACAATGCGTCGGCCATCCTCAAGGCATTCAGCAAGTACCGTAAAGGCACGCCCTTCGAGTCTGACGAGCCCGACCCAGAGCTTTGCATCAGGCTTCTCGTCAAAATCCTCGCAGCGGGGGTCTTCACTCAGACCGACGCTCACGATTTCATGGAGCTGGCGGTTACGGGTACGGACGCGCGGATACAGTTTGCTATCAACGGCCTGCGGGTGCGCTTCCATGCAAAGCTCACCTCACCGGATGATCGCAAGAACTTTGTCTACCTGCTCGCACGGTTGGTGAAGAGCTTTCACTTCCTGACCTGCTTCTTCACCTACGCCGACGAGGTCAAGGAGTTCGTCACGTTCGTGGAATACGTGGGTCCGCAGCTCATCAAACAAGGCAGCGTCTCCGAACTGATGAAGCAGATCCGTCAGACCGAGGTCGTAAAAGCGGCTGTCCAGTATCAGGGCGAGGTGCGGAGCGCGGGCGGTGAAGTGAAACTCAGGCTTGGCGGGGGCAAGAAGGGTGTGGGGCCGTCGCCGAAGAAGGTCTCGGTTCAAGACATGATCGACAAGATTCGCGCCACGTACGACATCAGCGACGAGGAGGCCCTCTATATCAAACAGGTCACGGAGGAAAAGGTCGCAGACCCTGGCATCCGCAGTACTGTTCAGGCCCACCGCGCGGATGTCATGTATCTGGAAGGCGCGTACCGTGGCCAGGTGAACGGCGAGATACAGGTCACCTACAACAATCTCGCCCGCTTCGACGAGCTGGCGGACCCCAAGTACACCGACACCGGGGGGATCTTCGACAGCATGGCCATGACGGTAATCGAGACCCATCTGACGGCCGCGGCGTGA
- a CDS encoding PIN domain-containing protein, translating into MSADGVIIDTSLWIEYFKGSAPNASFVERLVLEERAVTTGAVLAELLQGVRSEREGQTIAEVFGGLPTLEITTEIWKAAGQLACALRRQGVTVPLTDVALGALALGHHLLVFSLDKHFEQIPGVRLYHTPPSAKRERR; encoded by the coding sequence ATGAGCGCCGATGGCGTGATCATTGATACCTCTCTGTGGATCGAGTATTTCAAGGGCTCGGCCCCCAACGCCTCCTTTGTCGAACGGCTGGTGCTGGAAGAGCGAGCGGTCACAACGGGCGCCGTCCTGGCTGAACTCCTCCAGGGGGTCAGGAGTGAACGGGAGGGACAGACGATCGCTGAGGTGTTCGGTGGACTGCCCACGCTTGAGATCACTACAGAGATCTGGAAGGCCGCCGGACAACTCGCCTGCGCCCTCAGACGCCAGGGAGTCACTGTGCCCCTGACAGATGTCGCGCTCGGCGCCTTGGCGCTGGGGCACCATCTCCTGGTCTTCTCCCTCGATAAACACTTCGAACAGATTCCTGGAGTCCGACTGTATCACACACCACCATCCGCCAAGAGGGAAAGGCGGTAG
- a CDS encoding MHS family MFS transporter yields the protein MNDIRAATSASVMPIKGINSPGQVLFASLIGTTIEFFDFYIYATAAVLVFPRLFFPKSDPASAMLASLATFGIAFLARPVGSALFGHFGDRVGRKTTLVAALLTMGVSTVAIGALPTYATIGVAAPLLLAICRFGQGLGLGGEWGGAVLLAVENAPPGKRAWYGMFPQFGAPVGFLFSGGIFLALSEWFTDDQFFAYGWRIPFLSSAALVLVGLYVRLTITETPVFRDALKGREPVKVPMLAVLRDHSKVLVVGVVVSLTAFVLFYLMTVFALSWGTSALGFTREKFLIIQLFGILFFALTIPLAAVMAERGRRRMLMWVNGGIFAFGVVLAPMFAAGTAGAVMTMVVGLCLMGLVYGPLGTVLSELFPTAVRYSGSSLTFNMAGIFGASLAPYAATYLATTYGLQYVGYYLSASAVLTFIGLIVSRETKDDVL from the coding sequence ATGAACGATATTCGCGCAGCGACTTCAGCCTCTGTCATGCCGATTAAGGGCATCAATAGCCCCGGTCAGGTCCTGTTTGCCAGCCTGATCGGCACCACCATCGAATTCTTTGACTTCTACATCTACGCCACGGCCGCGGTGCTTGTGTTTCCACGGCTGTTCTTTCCGAAGTCCGATCCGGCGTCCGCCATGCTCGCCTCACTGGCGACCTTCGGCATCGCCTTTCTTGCGCGGCCGGTTGGCTCCGCGCTCTTCGGCCACTTCGGCGATCGCGTTGGTCGCAAGACGACGCTGGTCGCCGCGCTGCTGACGATGGGCGTGTCGACGGTGGCCATCGGGGCGCTGCCGACGTACGCGACGATCGGCGTCGCGGCGCCGCTGCTGCTGGCGATTTGCCGCTTCGGCCAGGGCCTGGGGCTAGGCGGAGAGTGGGGCGGTGCCGTGCTGCTGGCGGTCGAGAACGCGCCGCCCGGAAAGCGCGCATGGTACGGCATGTTCCCGCAGTTCGGCGCGCCGGTCGGGTTTCTGTTCTCCGGCGGCATCTTTCTCGCGCTCTCCGAGTGGTTCACCGACGATCAGTTCTTCGCGTACGGCTGGCGCATTCCGTTTCTTTCCAGCGCCGCGCTGGTGCTCGTCGGCCTCTACGTGCGGCTGACGATTACCGAGACGCCGGTCTTCCGCGACGCGTTGAAGGGCCGCGAGCCGGTGAAGGTGCCGATGCTGGCGGTGCTCCGCGATCACAGCAAGGTGCTCGTCGTGGGTGTCGTCGTGTCGCTCACGGCCTTCGTGCTGTTCTACCTGATGACCGTCTTCGCGCTCTCATGGGGGACCAGCGCGCTTGGCTTCACCCGCGAGAAGTTCCTGATCATCCAACTGTTCGGCATCCTGTTCTTCGCGCTGACGATCCCGCTCGCCGCCGTCATGGCCGAGCGGGGGCGTCGCCGCATGCTGATGTGGGTGAACGGCGGCATCTTCGCATTCGGTGTGGTGCTCGCGCCGATGTTCGCCGCCGGCACGGCGGGCGCGGTGATGACGATGGTCGTGGGGCTGTGTCTGATGGGCCTGGTCTACGGACCACTGGGTACGGTGCTCTCCGAGCTGTTTCCGACCGCCGTGCGGTACTCCGGCAGTTCGCTGACATTCAACATGGCCGGCATCTTCGGCGCCTCGCTGGCGCCATACGCCGCGACATACCTCGCCACGACGTATGGGCTGCAATACGTCGGCTACTATCTGTCCGCGTCGGCGGTCTTGACGTTCATCGGGCTGATCGTGTCGCGCGAAACAAAAGACGACGTGCTCTGA
- a CDS encoding DUF4440 domain-containing protein codes for MKLMSLSSIFVAATLVGCASNLVAQASAQGVRTESCKATSEAEIASLFDRWNRSLQTGDPHKVVANYAERSILLPTVSNKPRLTPAEKEDYFHHFLEDRPSGKIDLRFVEIDCNTAVDAGLYTFTFAKTGATVSGRYSYTYRWNGSEWLITSHHSSAMPEKK; via the coding sequence ATGAAACTCATGTCGTTAAGTTCGATTTTTGTTGCTGCAACCCTCGTAGGCTGTGCCTCAAACCTAGTCGCACAGGCCAGTGCGCAAGGTGTACGCACGGAAAGCTGCAAGGCAACATCCGAAGCGGAGATTGCGTCACTGTTTGATCGATGGAATCGTTCGTTGCAAACAGGTGATCCGCATAAGGTAGTCGCCAACTACGCGGAGCGGTCAATCCTCTTGCCCACCGTTTCAAACAAGCCACGTCTCACGCCAGCCGAGAAGGAGGATTACTTCCATCACTTTCTGGAGGATCGCCCCTCCGGCAAGATTGATTTGCGATTTGTTGAGATCGATTGCAACACTGCGGTTGATGCTGGTCTTTATACATTTACGTTTGCCAAGACAGGGGCAACGGTCAGCGGACGCTATAGCTACACCTATCGCTGGAATGGTTCTGAGTGGCTCATTACAAGCCACCATTCCTCAGCAATGCCTGAGAAGAAGTAA
- a CDS encoding type II toxin-antitoxin system RelE/ParE family toxin, with product MREFLDELEASDPDDFAAVFAGLAKLRSRQAHREPLTKALGDGLFELRHVGKLNTRVLWFFVKHRRIVAVHGIRNKGRTIPARDIHTARERMRDWQERMKL from the coding sequence ATGCGCGAGTTTCTCGATGAGCTGGAGGCGAGCGATCCGGACGACTTCGCGGCGGTCTTTGCTGGTTTGGCAAAGCTACGAAGCCGACAGGCTCACCGCGAGCCGCTGACCAAGGCACTGGGCGACGGGTTGTTTGAACTGCGCCACGTGGGTAAGCTCAACACCCGCGTGTTGTGGTTTTTCGTAAAGCATCGCCGGATCGTCGCGGTGCATGGCATCCGCAACAAAGGCCGGACTATCCCGGCTCGTGATATTCATACTGCCAGGGAGCGCATGCGCGACTGGCAGGAGAGAATGAAATTATGA
- the radC gene encoding DNA repair protein RadC, which translates to MSERIRDIPEQDRPREKLLRKGAAALSDQELLAVLLGKGTPGMDVMALAGKLARVVDEKGLRVQAEDLTQYAGVGNAKAALILAALEFARRRIKPEGAKIETSADLLPHVRHYADRKQEHFLCASINGANEILNIRVVSIGLIDRSPVHPREVFADALTDRASAIIVAHNHPAGSLEPSASDVDVTMQLKAAGGVMGIALLDHIIFNRSGYFSFLEAGRL; encoded by the coding sequence ATGAGTGAGCGCATCAGGGACATCCCGGAGCAGGATCGCCCGCGTGAAAAGCTGCTTCGCAAAGGAGCCGCGGCCTTGAGCGATCAAGAACTGCTTGCGGTGCTGCTTGGCAAAGGCACGCCGGGGATGGACGTGATGGCGCTCGCGGGTAAGCTGGCGAGAGTGGTCGACGAGAAGGGACTGCGCGTTCAGGCCGAGGATCTCACCCAGTATGCGGGTGTGGGGAACGCGAAAGCCGCGCTGATCCTCGCGGCTCTCGAGTTCGCGCGGCGCCGCATCAAGCCGGAAGGCGCGAAGATCGAGACGTCGGCTGACCTGCTACCCCATGTGCGCCACTATGCCGACCGGAAACAGGAGCATTTCTTATGCGCCAGCATCAACGGCGCGAATGAGATCTTGAACATCCGGGTCGTATCCATTGGCCTGATCGACCGGAGCCCGGTTCACCCGCGCGAGGTGTTCGCGGACGCGTTGACAGACCGAGCCTCGGCCATCATCGTCGCGCACAATCATCCAGCCGGCAGCCTTGAGCCGTCGGCATCCGACGTTGACGTGACGATGCAACTCAAGGCAGCGGGAGGTGTGATGGGCATCGCTCTGCTGGATCACATCATTTTTAACCGGAGCGGTTACTTCAGCTTTCTGGAAGCGGGGCGGCTGTAA
- a CDS encoding helix-turn-helix transcriptional regulator, whose amino-acid sequence MKKTNFDLHLEQQLRDPNFAERFKRAGEAWDVALQIAALREKAGLSQKDLARKLKTSQQQISRIESPSYEGHSLSMLRRVARALKARVRVVIEPEDAPAADHVAEAPAHYRTERTRTSASCRERKPRS is encoded by the coding sequence ATGAAGAAAACCAATTTTGACCTTCATCTCGAACAGCAACTCCGAGACCCGAATTTTGCGGAGCGGTTCAAGCGAGCGGGTGAGGCGTGGGACGTGGCGTTGCAGATTGCGGCGCTGCGCGAAAAGGCCGGTCTCTCTCAAAAGGATCTCGCGCGCAAACTCAAAACCTCTCAGCAGCAAATCAGCCGCATCGAATCGCCGAGCTACGAGGGTCATTCCTTGAGCATGCTTCGCCGTGTGGCACGGGCATTGAAGGCCAGGGTTCGCGTGGTGATTGAACCGGAAGATGCGCCCGCGGCCGATCATGTCGCTGAGGCTCCCGCGCACTATCGCACCGAACGGACTCGGACCTCCGCATCATGCCGCGAAAGAAAGCCCCGGAGCTGA